From Vibrio crassostreae, one genomic window encodes:
- the tgt gene encoding tRNA guanosine(34) transglycosylase Tgt, whose protein sequence is MKLKYELKKTNSGARRGQLQFERGTVETPAFMPVGTYGTVKGMTPEEVKDTGAEILLGNTFHLWLRPGQEIMKMHGDLHDFMNWHGPILTDSGGFQVFSLGAMRKITEEGVHFRNPVNGDKIFMDAEKSMEIQKDLGSDIVMIFDECTPYPATHKEAKDSMEMSLRWAERSRNHFDKLENPNSLFGIVQGGVYEDLRDVSVKGLTEIGFDGYAVGGLAVGEPKEDMHRILEHTCPQLPEDKPRYLMGVGKPEDLVEGVRRGIDMFDCVMPTRNARNGHLFVTEGVIKIRNAKHKTDTTPLDSECDCYTCKNYSKSYLHHLDRCNEILGARLNTIHNLRFYQRVMSDIRQSIDEDRFEEFVAEFYARMGREVPPLGKES, encoded by the coding sequence GTGAAATTAAAATACGAACTTAAAAAAACTAATAGCGGCGCACGTCGTGGTCAACTTCAGTTTGAACGCGGTACCGTTGAAACCCCAGCATTCATGCCTGTAGGTACTTACGGTACTGTAAAAGGTATGACACCTGAAGAAGTTAAAGACACAGGTGCTGAGATCCTATTAGGTAACACATTCCACCTATGGCTACGTCCTGGTCAAGAAATCATGAAAATGCACGGTGACCTGCACGATTTCATGAACTGGCACGGTCCTATCCTGACTGATTCAGGCGGCTTCCAAGTATTCAGCCTAGGTGCAATGCGTAAAATCACTGAAGAGGGTGTTCACTTCCGTAACCCTGTAAACGGTGACAAGATCTTCATGGACGCTGAGAAGTCTATGGAAATCCAAAAAGACTTAGGTTCAGACATCGTAATGATCTTTGACGAGTGTACGCCTTACCCAGCGACACACAAAGAAGCAAAAGACTCAATGGAGATGTCTCTTCGTTGGGCTGAGCGTTCACGTAACCACTTCGACAAACTTGAAAACCCGAACTCACTATTCGGTATCGTTCAAGGTGGTGTGTACGAAGACCTTCGTGATGTATCTGTTAAAGGCCTAACTGAAATTGGTTTTGATGGTTACGCAGTTGGTGGTCTAGCAGTAGGCGAACCAAAAGAAGACATGCACCGTATTCTTGAACACACATGTCCTCAACTGCCGGAAGATAAGCCACGTTACCTAATGGGCGTAGGCAAACCAGAAGACCTAGTTGAAGGTGTTCGTCGTGGTATCGACATGTTTGACTGTGTAATGCCAACGCGAAATGCACGTAACGGCCACCTGTTTGTGACTGAAGGTGTGATCAAGATCCGTAATGCGAAGCATAAAACCGATACAACACCACTAGATTCAGAGTGTGACTGTTACACTTGTAAGAACTACAGCAAGTCGTACTTACACCATTTGGATCGTTGTAACGAAATCCTAGGTGCTCGACTGAACACGATTCATAACCTGCGTTTCTACCAACGAGTAATGTCAGACATTCGTCAGTCTATCGATGAAGACCGCTTTGAAGAGTTCGTTGCAGAGTTCTACGCAAGAATGGGGCGTGAAGTGCCACCACTAGGTAAAGAATCTTAG
- the yajC gene encoding preprotein translocase subunit YajC has translation MFISQAHAAAEGAPAGGGFEMLIMLGMFAVIFYFMIYRPQAKRVKEHKNLMSSMGKGDEVLTSGGLIGKITKIAEDSDYVAIELNANNEVVIKKDFVTAVLPKGTLKSL, from the coding sequence ATGTTTATTTCTCAAGCTCACGCAGCAGCAGAAGGTGCACCAGCAGGCGGCGGTTTCGAAATGCTTATCATGCTAGGTATGTTCGCTGTGATCTTCTACTTCATGATCTACCGTCCACAAGCTAAGCGTGTTAAAGAGCACAAGAACCTTATGTCTTCTATGGGCAAAGGCGATGAAGTTCTTACAAGCGGCGGCCTAATCGGCAAGATCACTAAGATTGCTGAAGACAGCGACTACGTTGCTATCGAACTGAACGCAAACAACGAAGTAGTTATCAAGAAAGACTTCGTTACAGCAGTGCTACCAAAAGGTACTCTGAAATCTCTATAA
- the secD gene encoding protein translocase subunit SecD: MLNRYPLWKYLMVVFAIAIAALYALPNIYGEDPAVQVTGARGASVDMSTLDAVTNALEAENLSTKSVALENGSILVRFNDTDTQISARDIITEALGDDVIVALNLAASTPDWLESIGAAPMKLGLDLRGGVHFLMEVDMDAAMQKLVGQQEEAFRSELREEKIRYRAIRPSGKDAVEVILRNEEQLAEAKSLLQSKHQDMTFVDSESNGRFSLVASFTEARLQEIRNYAVEQNITILRNRVNELGVAEPLVQRQGSSRIVVELPGVQDTARAKEILGATATLEFREVDSSADLAAAASGRAPAGSEIKQDRDGRPVVLKKRVILGGSSITDASSSVDEYGRPQVNISLDSEGGSKMSAFSRQNIGKLMATVFAEYKDSGRKTPEGRVILSKHEEVINQATIQSALGRNFRITGIDSTAEAHNLALLLRAGALIAPISIVEERTIGPSMGQQNIDMGIMAMVWGMAAVMLFTLLYYRSFGLIANVALMANLVLIIGVMSMIPGATMTLPGIAGIVLTVGMAVDANVLIFERIREELRDGRSPQQAIHQGYANAFSTIADANITTLLTAIILFAVGTGAIKGFAVTLSIGILTSMFTAIVGTRCIVNLMYGGKRVKKLSI, encoded by the coding sequence GTGCTAAACCGTTACCCGTTATGGAAGTATTTGATGGTGGTGTTTGCCATCGCTATCGCTGCGTTGTACGCACTTCCAAATATATACGGTGAAGATCCGGCAGTTCAAGTTACAGGGGCGCGCGGCGCCTCTGTAGATATGTCTACGCTGGATGCTGTCACCAATGCTCTTGAAGCAGAAAACCTTTCTACTAAATCCGTTGCTCTCGAAAACGGTTCCATTCTTGTTCGCTTTAACGACACAGATACGCAAATTAGTGCCCGTGATATCATCACAGAAGCACTAGGCGATGACGTTATTGTTGCTTTAAACCTAGCGGCTTCAACTCCTGATTGGCTTGAATCTATTGGTGCTGCACCAATGAAACTTGGTCTTGATCTACGTGGTGGTGTTCACTTCTTAATGGAAGTGGATATGGACGCGGCGATGCAAAAGCTGGTTGGTCAACAAGAAGAAGCATTCCGTAGTGAACTTCGTGAAGAGAAAATCCGTTACCGTGCGATTCGCCCATCTGGTAAAGATGCGGTTGAAGTGATTCTGCGTAACGAAGAGCAGCTTGCTGAAGCGAAATCGCTACTGCAATCTAAGCACCAAGATATGACGTTCGTAGATTCTGAATCTAACGGTCGTTTCTCTTTGGTTGCAAGCTTTACAGAGGCTCGTCTTCAAGAAATCCGTAACTACGCGGTTGAGCAAAACATTACCATTCTACGTAACCGTGTTAACGAACTTGGTGTTGCTGAACCTTTGGTTCAACGTCAAGGTTCTAGCCGTATCGTAGTGGAATTGCCTGGTGTTCAAGACACTGCTCGCGCTAAAGAAATCCTTGGTGCTACCGCGACGCTTGAGTTCCGTGAAGTAGATAGCAGTGCTGATTTAGCCGCTGCCGCTTCTGGTCGTGCCCCTGCGGGTAGCGAAATCAAGCAAGATCGTGATGGTCGTCCTGTGGTACTTAAGAAGCGCGTTATTCTAGGCGGTTCAAGTATTACTGATGCAAGCTCAAGTGTTGATGAATATGGTCGTCCTCAAGTTAACATCTCGCTAGACAGCGAAGGTGGTAGCAAGATGTCTGCATTCTCTCGTCAGAATATCGGTAAGCTAATGGCGACGGTATTTGCAGAGTACAAAGACAGCGGTCGTAAAACACCGGAAGGTCGAGTTATCTTAAGTAAGCACGAAGAAGTGATTAACCAAGCGACGATTCAGTCTGCACTTGGTCGTAACTTCCGTATTACTGGTATCGACTCAACGGCTGAAGCTCATAACTTGGCACTTCTACTGCGTGCTGGTGCTCTGATTGCGCCTATCTCGATTGTAGAAGAACGTACTATTGGTCCATCTATGGGGCAACAAAACATCGATATGGGTATCATGGCGATGGTTTGGGGTATGGCTGCTGTAATGCTGTTTACGCTGCTTTACTACCGCAGCTTTGGTCTGATTGCGAACGTTGCGCTAATGGCTAACTTGGTGTTGATTATCGGTGTGATGTCGATGATTCCGGGGGCTACTATGACCCTGCCAGGTATTGCCGGTATCGTATTAACGGTCGGTATGGCGGTTGATGCCAACGTTCTGATCTTTGAGCGTATACGTGAAGAGCTTCGAGATGGACGTAGTCCACAACAAGCGATTCACCAAGGTTACGCGAACGCATTCAGCACAATCGCCGATGCCAACATCACCACGCTACTAACAGCAATTATTCTATTTGCTGTGGGTACTGGTGCTATCAAAGGCTTCGCGGTAACGCTGTCTATCGGTATCTTGACTTCAATGTTTACAGCTATTGTGGGAACACGTTGTATCGTGAACCTGATGTATGGCGGCAAACGCGTTAAAAAACTGTCGATCTAA
- the secF gene encoding protein translocase subunit SecF: MFQILKADKMIDFMRWSKVAFVFSILMIGTAIFTLTTKSLNWGLDFTGGTLIEVGFEQPAHLPDIRSALEAEGFGDATVQNFGSARDVMVRLRPRDGVAGETLGNQILSAIENGTGEQVEMRRIEFVGPNVGDELTEAGGLAILVSLICILIYVSVRFEWRLAAGAVLALAHDVIITLGVFSLMQIEVDLTIVAALLTVVGYSLNDTIVVFDRIRENFRKMRKGEAPEVLNSSITQTLSRTLITSGTTLFVVIALFVQGGAMIHGFATALLLGITVGTYSSIYVASALAMKLGITREHLMPPQVEKEGEEFDEMP, translated from the coding sequence ATGTTTCAGATTCTAAAAGCAGACAAAATGATCGACTTTATGCGTTGGTCAAAGGTTGCCTTTGTTTTTTCTATCTTGATGATTGGTACTGCTATCTTCACCCTAACAACGAAATCGTTGAACTGGGGTCTAGATTTTACTGGCGGTACTCTGATTGAAGTTGGTTTTGAACAACCGGCACACCTTCCTGATATCCGTAGTGCACTAGAAGCCGAAGGCTTTGGTGATGCAACGGTACAGAACTTCGGTTCAGCTCGTGATGTGATGGTTCGTTTACGTCCACGTGATGGCGTAGCGGGCGAAACGCTTGGTAACCAAATCCTTTCTGCTATTGAGAATGGTACTGGTGAGCAAGTTGAAATGCGTCGTATCGAGTTCGTTGGTCCTAACGTAGGTGATGAGCTAACAGAAGCGGGTGGCCTTGCTATCCTAGTTTCTCTTATCTGTATCTTGATCTACGTATCAGTGCGATTTGAATGGCGTTTGGCTGCGGGTGCGGTATTAGCACTGGCGCACGATGTTATCATCACACTTGGTGTGTTCTCTCTAATGCAAATTGAGGTCGACCTTACCATCGTAGCAGCCTTGCTAACGGTAGTCGGTTACTCCCTCAACGATACCATCGTTGTATTCGACCGTATTCGTGAGAACTTCCGTAAGATGCGTAAAGGTGAAGCGCCTGAAGTACTGAACAGCTCAATCACACAAACATTGAGTCGTACATTGATCACTTCTGGTACCACGTTATTCGTAGTTATCGCACTGTTCGTTCAGGGCGGCGCTATGATTCACGGCTTCGCAACTGCCCTTCTATTGGGTATTACGGTTGGTACTTACTCTTCTATCTACGTTGCATCTGCACTAGCAATGAAGTTGGGTATTACACGTGAACACCTAATGCCACCACAAGTGGAAAAAGAAGGTGAAGAGTTTGACGAAATGCCTTAG
- the suhB gene encoding inositol-1-monophosphatase codes for MHPMLNIAIRAARKAGNHIAKSLETTDKIESSLKGNNDYVTNIAQEAEYMIIETIKASYPEHSIISEEKGLTEGKDSDVQWIVDPLDGTNNFVKGFPHFSVSIAVRMNGRTEVACVYDPMLNELFTAQRGAGAQLNNARMRVTQLKDLQGTVLATGFPFKQKQHSESFMKIISGLFIDCADFRRTGSPALDLCYLAAGRVDGYLELGLKPWDLAAGDLIAREAGAIMTDFAGGTDYMTSGNVVASSARGVKSILKHVRENANEGMLK; via the coding sequence ATGCATCCAATGCTAAACATTGCGATACGCGCTGCGCGTAAAGCTGGCAACCATATTGCTAAATCTCTAGAAACAACTGATAAGATCGAATCGTCTCTAAAAGGTAACAACGATTACGTTACTAACATTGCTCAAGAAGCTGAGTACATGATCATTGAGACAATCAAAGCATCTTACCCAGAGCACAGCATTATTTCTGAAGAGAAAGGCCTGACTGAAGGTAAAGACTCTGACGTACAATGGATCGTTGACCCACTAGATGGCACCAACAACTTTGTAAAAGGTTTCCCTCACTTCTCTGTATCTATCGCTGTTCGCATGAACGGTCGTACAGAAGTTGCTTGTGTTTATGACCCAATGCTAAACGAGCTATTCACAGCTCAACGTGGCGCTGGCGCTCAACTTAACAACGCTCGTATGCGTGTTACTCAACTAAAAGACCTTCAAGGTACTGTTCTAGCGACTGGTTTCCCATTCAAGCAAAAACAACACTCTGAATCTTTCATGAAGATCATCTCTGGTCTATTCATTGACTGTGCTGATTTCCGTCGTACAGGTTCTCCTGCTCTTGACCTATGTTACCTAGCAGCTGGCCGTGTTGATGGTTACCTAGAACTAGGCCTTAAGCCATGGGATCTAGCCGCTGGCGACCTAATCGCTCGTGAAGCTGGTGCTATCATGACTGACTTCGCTGGCGGTACTGATTACATGACTTCTGGTAATGTTGTTGCTTCAAGCGCACGTGGTGTTAAGTCTATTCTTAAGCACGTTCGTGAGAACGCTAACGAAGGTATGCTGAAATAA
- the trmJ gene encoding tRNA (cytosine(32)/uridine(32)-2'-O)-methyltransferase TrmJ, producing MLDNVKVVLVGTSHSGNIGSAARAMKVMGLSQLVLVDPQCEVDEQTLALAAGAGDIAENATIVSTLDEAVKDCGLVVGSSARSRTLEWPMLEPRECGQKFAIEGQKHPVALVFGRERTGLTNDELQKCHFHVCIPANPEYSSLNLAMAVQTLSYEVRVAHLDMVASQYQPQPQDEYPRHEELEMFYEHLEKVIIDTQFISKDKPGQVMNKLRRLFSRARPELQEINTLRGILTSIEKSKNDK from the coding sequence ATGTTAGACAATGTAAAAGTCGTTCTGGTTGGTACGTCTCATTCGGGAAATATCGGATCAGCAGCTCGCGCAATGAAAGTGATGGGTTTGAGTCAATTAGTTCTTGTAGACCCTCAATGTGAAGTTGACGAGCAGACCTTAGCACTGGCTGCGGGTGCTGGTGACATCGCAGAAAACGCGACTATCGTTTCCACACTGGACGAAGCAGTAAAAGACTGTGGTTTAGTGGTTGGTTCGAGTGCACGTTCACGCACACTTGAATGGCCAATGCTTGAGCCTCGTGAGTGTGGACAAAAATTTGCAATTGAAGGTCAGAAGCACCCAGTAGCATTAGTATTCGGCCGTGAGCGTACTGGCTTGACTAACGATGAGCTTCAGAAGTGCCACTTCCATGTATGTATCCCAGCTAACCCTGAATACAGCTCGCTAAACCTAGCAATGGCGGTACAGACTCTGAGCTACGAAGTGCGTGTCGCCCACCTTGATATGGTCGCTAGCCAATATCAACCACAGCCACAAGATGAGTACCCTCGTCACGAAGAACTAGAAATGTTCTACGAGCACCTTGAAAAAGTGATCATTGATACCCAATTTATCTCTAAGGATAAGCCGGGGCAGGTGATGAATAAGCTGCGTCGTCTGTTTAGCCGAGCTCGTCCAGAGCTGCAAGAGATCAACACTCTACGTGGCATTTTGACTTCAATTGAGAAGAGCAAAAACGACAAATAA
- the iscR gene encoding Fe-S cluster assembly transcriptional regulator IscR — protein MKLTSKGRYAVTAMLDVALHSQKSPVPLADISERQGISLSYLEQLFSKLRKAGLVASVRGPGGGYRLGAEASDIAVGTVIAAVDESVDATKCHGRADCQGGSRCLTHTLWRDLSSRISSFLNDITLGELMKDNEVLEISDRQDIDLAVNNGFAHKNTSTTTISAAPHGVNARS, from the coding sequence ATGAAACTTACATCTAAAGGAAGATATGCGGTAACAGCTATGCTAGATGTAGCACTGCATTCGCAAAAAAGCCCAGTTCCTCTGGCTGACATTTCAGAGCGACAAGGCATCTCGTTATCTTACTTAGAGCAACTTTTTTCTAAGTTACGTAAAGCTGGCTTAGTTGCTAGTGTTCGCGGCCCTGGTGGTGGTTACCGTTTAGGAGCTGAAGCGAGCGACATCGCTGTCGGAACTGTGATTGCAGCAGTAGACGAATCAGTGGATGCGACTAAGTGTCACGGTCGAGCAGATTGCCAGGGTGGTAGTCGTTGTTTAACTCACACTCTATGGCGTGATTTAAGCTCCCGAATCAGCAGCTTCTTAAACGACATTACGCTCGGTGAGCTAATGAAAGATAACGAAGTTTTAGAAATTTCTGATCGTCAAGATATCGATCTTGCGGTTAATAATGGTTTTGCACATAAAAATACGAGCACTACAACGATTAGTGCAGCACCTCACGGTGTTAATGCCCGCTCTTAG
- a CDS encoding IscS subfamily cysteine desulfurase, with the protein MKLPIYFDYSATCPVDPRVAEKMVQCMTMDGNFGNPASRSHRYGWQAEEAVDNAREQIADLLNADPREIVFTSGATESDNLAIKGAAHFYEKKGKHVITCKTEHKAVLDPCRQLEREGFEVTYLEPEANGIIDLDKLQAAMREDTVLVSIMHVNNEIGVIQDISAIGELCRSRKIIFHVDAAQSAGKIPLDVQEMKVDLISLSAHKMYGPKGIGALYVRRKPRIRLEAQMHGGGHERGFRSGTLATHQIVGMGEACAVAKQDMQKDYDHALALRERLLKGVQDLEAVTVNGDLDQRVPHNLNVSFAFVEGESLLMSLKDLAVSSGSACTSASLEPSYVLRALGLNDELAHSSVRFSFGRFTTEEEIDYAIAQIRVAVNKLRDMSPLWDMYKEGIDLNTVEWAHH; encoded by the coding sequence ATGAAACTGCCTATTTACTTTGACTATTCAGCTACATGCCCAGTCGATCCACGAGTTGCTGAGAAAATGGTTCAGTGCATGACGATGGACGGTAACTTCGGTAACCCTGCATCTCGTTCACACCGTTACGGCTGGCAGGCAGAAGAAGCAGTAGATAATGCTCGTGAGCAAATTGCTGACCTATTAAATGCAGACCCACGTGAGATTGTTTTCACTTCAGGTGCTACAGAGTCAGACAACCTTGCTATTAAAGGTGCAGCGCACTTTTACGAGAAGAAAGGTAAGCACGTAATTACGTGCAAAACAGAACATAAAGCGGTTCTTGATCCATGTCGCCAACTAGAGCGTGAAGGTTTTGAGGTAACTTACCTTGAGCCAGAAGCAAACGGCATCATCGATCTAGACAAGCTACAAGCTGCAATGCGTGAAGACACTGTTCTAGTTTCTATCATGCACGTTAACAACGAGATTGGTGTAATCCAAGATATCTCTGCAATCGGCGAATTATGTCGTTCTCGTAAGATCATCTTCCACGTTGATGCGGCTCAGTCTGCGGGTAAAATCCCACTAGACGTACAAGAGATGAAAGTTGACCTAATCTCACTTTCAGCTCACAAAATGTATGGCCCTAAAGGTATCGGTGCACTTTACGTTCGTCGTAAGCCACGTATTCGTCTTGAAGCGCAAATGCACGGCGGCGGTCATGAGCGTGGTTTCCGTTCAGGTACGCTTGCTACTCACCAAATCGTGGGTATGGGCGAAGCTTGTGCTGTTGCTAAGCAAGACATGCAGAAAGATTACGATCACGCACTAGCACTTCGTGAGCGCCTATTGAAAGGTGTTCAAGATCTAGAAGCGGTAACGGTAAACGGTGACTTAGACCAACGTGTACCACACAACCTAAACGTGAGCTTTGCTTTCGTTGAAGGTGAGTCTTTGCTTATGTCTCTAAAAGACCTAGCAGTATCATCAGGTTCTGCATGTACATCAGCAAGCCTAGAGCCTTCATACGTTCTACGTGCTCTTGGCCTGAACGATGAACTGGCACACAGCTCAGTACGTTTCTCATTCGGCCGTTTCACAACGGAAGAAGAAATCGACTACGCGATTGCACAAATTCGTGTAGCGGTAAACAAATTACGCGACATGTCTCCTCTATGGGATATGTATAAAGAAGGGATTGATTTGAACACTGTTGAGTGGGCTCATCACTAA
- the iscU gene encoding Fe-S cluster assembly scaffold IscU produces the protein MAYSEKVIDHYENPRNVGSFDKEDPSVGSGMVGAPACGDVMKLQIKVTPEGIIEDAKFKTYGCGSAIASSSLVTEWVKGKSIDEAAAIKNSEIAEELELPPVKVHCSILAEDAIKAAVADYKKKR, from the coding sequence ATGGCATATAGCGAAAAAGTAATTGATCACTACGAAAACCCACGTAACGTAGGTTCGTTTGATAAAGAAGACCCAAGTGTTGGTAGCGGCATGGTTGGCGCACCAGCTTGTGGTGACGTAATGAAACTGCAAATCAAGGTAACGCCAGAAGGCATTATCGAAGATGCAAAATTCAAAACTTACGGTTGCGGCAGCGCAATCGCTTCTAGCTCACTAGTCACTGAGTGGGTTAAAGGCAAAAGTATTGATGAAGCGGCAGCTATCAAAAACTCTGAAATCGCAGAAGAGCTAGAGTTGCCACCAGTGAAAGTTCACTGTTCAATTCTTGCTGAAGATGCAATCAAAGCAGCTGTTGCGGATTACAAAAAGAAGCGTTAA
- the iscA gene encoding iron-sulfur cluster assembly protein IscA: MAITMTDTAASRVQAFLDNRGKGIGLRLAVKTTGCSGMAYVLEFVDDLNEEDEVFEHSGVKVIIDPKSLVYLDGTELDYVKEGLNEGFEFNNPNAKGECGCGESFNV; the protein is encoded by the coding sequence ATGGCCATCACCATGACAGATACGGCAGCAAGCCGAGTTCAAGCTTTCCTAGATAACCGAGGTAAAGGTATCGGGTTACGCTTAGCGGTAAAAACGACTGGCTGTTCGGGTATGGCGTATGTACTAGAATTCGTTGACGATCTTAACGAAGAAGACGAAGTGTTCGAGCATTCAGGTGTTAAGGTCATCATTGATCCAAAGAGCCTAGTTTACCTAGACGGAACTGAGCTTGATTACGTAAAAGAAGGCCTAAACGAAGGTTTTGAATTCAACAACCCTAACGCGAAAGGCGAATGTGGTTGTGGTGAGAGCTTCAACGTATAA
- the hscB gene encoding co-chaperone HscB, whose protein sequence is MNHFELFGLPLQFQLDGSLLSSQFRDLQRQFHPDKFATASERDRLLAVQKAAQINDAYQVLKNPISRAEYLLVQHGEDIRGEQQTLQDPMFLMEQMELREELEDIADSSEPEDALFAFEGKVSKMYKQQLSAIQQELDSEAWLEAADRVRKLKFIAKLKNEIELVEDRLIG, encoded by the coding sequence ATGAATCATTTCGAATTATTTGGGCTACCACTTCAGTTTCAACTGGATGGTAGCCTTCTTTCTTCTCAGTTTAGAGATCTGCAACGCCAATTCCACCCTGATAAATTTGCCACTGCTTCTGAGCGTGATCGCCTGCTAGCCGTGCAAAAAGCTGCGCAAATCAATGATGCGTATCAGGTATTGAAGAATCCAATCAGCCGAGCTGAATACCTGTTAGTGCAACATGGTGAGGATATTCGTGGTGAACAGCAGACCCTGCAAGATCCTATGTTCCTAATGGAGCAAATGGAATTGCGTGAAGAGCTTGAAGATATCGCCGACAGTTCTGAACCTGAAGATGCTTTGTTTGCATTTGAAGGAAAGGTTAGCAAAATGTATAAACAACAATTAAGCGCTATCCAACAAGAACTCGACAGTGAGGCTTGGCTAGAAGCTGCAGACCGAGTAAGAAAGCTTAAGTTTATTGCAAAATTAAAGAATGAAATCGAGTTAGTTGAAGATCGTCTGATCGGCTAG